The Lycium barbarum isolate Lr01 chromosome 10, ASM1917538v2, whole genome shotgun sequence genome includes a region encoding these proteins:
- the LOC132614926 gene encoding uncharacterized protein LOC132614926 — MLSMLFFLLFCKPLMVLGTQLTHRCFNNFICLVVILYLDYLLINLFFCLFVYIDFRLFKMVLVDLVFHHGGVWIRDPKLLYSMKNVHKWEGYDPDLLSYIDIVNEYKNSLGFVGVQQLIVYVPSGKYYEIEGDDGIRTLLSFVNGEFDVINLFAVEDNELSVDVENIKVNDAATDCSSHGTDNGINDGSDESDYDSAQMEAFAKERNRTINAKLSNYKDLHKFMTFKGIDEARRYMSLYALCHGYNFTLKKSDPLRVRYTCKKECNFVCLISGEKNVAGVSVKTLKGEHKCEPSFENHSVKATTIAYYFKEKVQGNPKYKIKDMRADLKTAFNINASFGKAKRAKRMILEDLEGSFVDDYKKLVGYVNALKESNPGSDIILKVSKAALAEGKQRFLRMYICFDALKKGFRVGLRPFIGLDGTFLKGKAKGQILTVVAQDSMNHFYPIAWAVVDKETKATWLWFLELLGKSLNFNNGEGITLVSDMQKGLIEAVQQALPAALHRFCVKHIEANWRKKGKKTKEMTKVLWWCAWSAYREELDDHLKTLGDLSEGAKDHLLDYPIETWCRTFFDTVCKNQKVENNLVESFNSWILVPRHKAIIGMLEEIRIKVIEMVSNNEEEVLTWATEWSPESIQMYNEFQKIATRCTLHFNGDYGFEVSEGNDKHIVNLSIKKCTCRVWDLTGIPCPHAIKALHYKKFDPLKEIHWWYSKEAYLLTYHHKLQPVPGPKFWKIDPAEAMEPPPLVNMAGRPREKRKRDKDEALKRQTGWVALRKGRVMTCSTCGLIGHNARGCGKVIFLFKLVVN, encoded by the exons ATGTTGTCCatgcttttctttcttcttttttgtaaACCACTTATGGTATTAGGCACACAATTAACACATAGATGCTTTAATAACTTTATATGTTTAGTTGTTATCTTATATTTGGATTATCTTttaattaatctttttttttgtttattcgtTTATATCGATTTCAGATTATTTAAGATGGTTTTGGTTGATTTGGTATTTCACCATGGTGGTGTGTGGATAAGAGATCCAAAACTGCTATATTCTATGAAGAATGTTCACAAATGGGAAGGTTATGATCCtgatctcttatcttatatagatatcgttaatgaatacaaaaatagtTTAGGGTTTGTGGGTGTTCAACAACTGATTGTGTATGTCCCTTCTGGAAAATATTATGAAATAGAAGGTGATGATGGGATTAGGACATTATTGTCTTTTGTTAATGGTGAGTTTGATGTGATAAACCTATTTGCTGTTGAGGATAATGAATTGTCTGTTGATGTTGAGAACATAAAGGTTAATGATGCAGCTACAGACTGTAGCTCTCATGGTACTGATAATGGTATTAATGATGGGTCTGATGAATCTGATTATGATAGTGCACAGATGGAGGCTTTTGCAAAAGAAAGAAATAGAACAATCAATGCAAAGTTGTCTAATTATAAGGACTTACACAAATTTATGACATTCAAAGGTATAGATGAAGCTAGGAGATACATGAGCTTATATGCATTGTGCCATGGTTATAATTTTACTTTGAAAAAAAGTGATCCATTAAGGGTTAGGTATACATGTAAAAAAGAATGCAACTTTGTGTGTCTAATTTCTGGTGAAAAAAATGTTGCTGGTGTTAGTGTGAAAACACTAAAAGGAGAACATAAGTGTGAACCTTCCTTTGAAAACCATAGTGTTAAGGCAACTACAATTGCATACTACTTCAAGGAAAAGGTACAAGGTAACCccaaatataagattaaagataTGAGAGCTGATCTTAAAACAGCTTTTAACATTAATGCTTCCTTTGGTAAGGCTAAGAGAGCCAAAAGAATGATTTTGGAAGATTTGGAAGGTAGTTTCGTTGATGATTATAAAAAGCTTGTTGGATATGTAAATGCCTTGAAGGAGAGTAATCCAGGAAGTGATATCATCCTCAAGGTTTCAAAAGCTGCACTTGCAGAAGGCAAACAAAGATTTTTGAGGATGTACATTTGTTTTGATGCTCTGAAGAAGGGGTTTAGAGTAGGACTGAGACCCTTTATTGGCTTGGATGGGACCTTTTTGAAAGGTAAAGCCAAAGGTCAAATATTAACTGTTGTTGCTCAAGACTCAATGAACCACTTTTATCCCATTGCTTGGGCTGTTGTGGACAAAGAAACCAAAGCTACTTGGCTTTGGTTCTTGGAATTGCTTGGGAAGTCTCTAAACTTCAACAATGGAGAAGGGATCACATTAGTCTCAGACATGCaaaag GGACTAATTGAGGCAGTCCAACAAGCTCTACCTGCTGCTTTGCATAGGTTTTGTGTGAAACACATAGAAGCTAATTGGAGAAAGAAAGGGAAGAAAACCAAAGAAATGACTAAGGTTCTTTGGTGGTGTGCATGGAGCGCCTATAGAGAGGAGTTGGATGATCATCTGAAGACATTGGGTGATTTGTCAGAAGGAGCCAAAGACCACTTGTTGGACTACCCAATAGAAACTTGGTGTAGGACTTTCTTTGACACAGTTTGCAAGAATCAGAAAGTGGAAAACAACTTGGTTGAATCATTCAACTCCTGGATATTGGTACCTAGACACAAAGCTATCATTGGGATGCTTGAGGAAATAAGAATAAAGGTGATAGAGATGGTGAGCAACAATGAAGAAGAGGTGTTGACTTGGGCTACTGAATGGAGTCCAGAATCTATACAAATGTACAATGAATTTCAGAAGATTGCTACTAGGTGTACTTTACATTTCAATGGGGATTATGGGTTTGAGGTGAGTGAAGGGAATGACAAGCACATTGTCAATTTGTCTATTAAGAAGTGCACTTGCAGGGTGTGGGACCTCACTGGAATCCCATGTCCCCATGCAATCAAGGCACTTCATTACAAGAAGTTTGATCCCTTGAAAGAGATCCACTGGTGGTACTCAAAAGAAGCATATCTCTTGACTTATCATCACAAGTTACAACCAGTTCCAGGACCAAAGTTCTGGAAAATAGATCCAGCAGAAGCAATGGAACCACCACCTTTGGTAAACATGGCTGGCAGAcctagagagaaaagaaaaagagacaAAGATGAAGCACTTAAGAGGCAAACTGGGTGGGTTGCACTAAGgaaaggaagagttatgacatgTTCAACTTGTGGACTTATTGGACATAATGCTAGGGGTTGTGGAAAGGTAATCTTTCTATTTAAATTAGTTGTCAATTGA